In one Terriglobia bacterium genomic region, the following are encoded:
- a CDS encoding tetratricopeptide repeat protein, whose translation MVDPRVQAQLKTYEDASLLVHQQKFAKAKLEFEKVLAGPSKELVDRARMHLRIVEQRMKPSSEQGPRTAEEHYQRGVTLMNVARWDEAREHLQKAKKLAPKTDYIFYALAALDCLTGEAESAMDNLKTAIHLRPENRYHARNDEDFAFLQEDPRFTELLYPEKDGTAG comes from the coding sequence ATGGTCGACCCGCGCGTGCAGGCGCAGCTGAAAACCTACGAAGACGCTTCGCTCCTCGTGCATCAGCAGAAGTTTGCCAAGGCCAAGCTGGAGTTCGAGAAAGTGCTTGCCGGCCCGAGCAAGGAGCTGGTGGACCGCGCGCGCATGCATCTGCGCATCGTGGAACAACGCATGAAGCCCAGCAGCGAACAGGGCCCGCGCACCGCGGAAGAGCACTACCAGCGCGGCGTCACGCTGATGAATGTGGCGCGCTGGGACGAAGCCCGTGAGCACCTGCAGAAGGCCAAGAAACTGGCCCCCAAAACCGACTACATCTTTTATGCCCTGGCCGCGCTCGATTGCCTGACCGGCGAAGCGGAATCGGCGATGGACAACCTCAAGACCGCCATTCATCTCCGCCCGGAGAACCGCTACCATGCGCGCAACGACGAAGACTTTGCCTTCCTCCAGGAAGATCCGCGCTTTACCGAGCTGCTCTACCCGGAGAAAGACGGCACGGCGGGCTAG
- a CDS encoding Glu/Leu/Phe/Val dehydrogenase, with product MSHPPAPEEMSVYQNAEARFEVAARKLGLEEGLYRYLKHPSKEITLYIPVGMDNGQLEVFTGYRVLHSTVRGPGKGGIRFAPDVSLDEVRALATWMTWKCAVVNIPFGGAKGGVICDPRKMSKGELERLTRRYTAELADWLGPEKDVPAPDVGTNEQTMAWIMDTYSMHVHQATTAVVTGKPIELGGSRGRREATGRGVLMCCNKALTKLGMRLAGCRVVVQGFGNVGSMAAKLMHEAGYKIVGLSDIGGGLYNEKGFDVSQVIDWVYTQKKPLQDFPGGGAKMSARDVLFQPCDIVIPAAIENQITEKNAHEVQARILCEGANGPTTSKADAIIDGKGIFIVPDILGNAGGVTVSYFEWVQDRQGFFWRESEVNERLQDVMDYSFDAVVRYAETHKVNNRIAAYILAIDRVANALRLRGIYA from the coding sequence ATGTCGCACCCGCCTGCACCGGAAGAGATGAGCGTTTATCAGAACGCGGAAGCGCGTTTCGAAGTGGCCGCAAGGAAACTGGGGCTCGAAGAAGGGCTCTACCGCTATCTGAAACATCCCAGCAAAGAGATCACTCTGTACATCCCCGTGGGCATGGACAACGGGCAGTTGGAAGTCTTCACCGGTTACCGCGTGCTGCATTCCACGGTGCGCGGCCCGGGCAAGGGCGGCATCCGCTTCGCCCCCGACGTTTCCCTCGACGAGGTGCGCGCCCTGGCCACCTGGATGACCTGGAAGTGCGCCGTGGTCAACATTCCCTTCGGCGGCGCCAAGGGCGGCGTCATCTGCGATCCCCGCAAGATGTCCAAGGGCGAACTGGAGCGCCTGACGCGCCGCTACACCGCGGAACTCGCCGATTGGCTGGGGCCCGAGAAGGACGTGCCCGCCCCGGACGTGGGCACCAACGAGCAGACCATGGCCTGGATCATGGATACCTATTCCATGCACGTGCACCAGGCCACCACCGCCGTGGTGACCGGCAAGCCCATCGAACTGGGCGGGTCGCGCGGGCGCCGGGAAGCCACCGGACGCGGCGTGCTGATGTGCTGCAACAAGGCGCTCACCAAGCTGGGCATGCGCCTTGCGGGCTGCCGTGTCGTGGTGCAGGGTTTCGGCAACGTCGGCTCCATGGCCGCCAAGCTGATGCATGAGGCGGGCTACAAGATCGTCGGCCTTTCGGACATCGGCGGGGGGCTGTACAACGAAAAGGGCTTTGACGTGTCCCAGGTCATCGACTGGGTCTACACGCAGAAAAAGCCGCTGCAGGATTTCCCCGGCGGGGGCGCGAAGATGAGCGCGCGCGACGTGCTCTTCCAGCCCTGCGACATCGTCATCCCCGCGGCCATCGAGAATCAGATTACCGAGAAGAACGCCCACGAGGTGCAGGCCCGGATTCTCTGCGAGGGCGCCAACGGGCCCACCACCTCCAAGGCCGACGCCATCATCGACGGCAAGGGCATCTTCATCGTGCCCGATATTCTCGGCAACGCCGGCGGCGTCACCGTCAGCTATTTCGAATGGGTGCAGGACCGCCAGGGCTTCTTCTGGCGCGAGAGCGAAGTCAACGAGCGCCTCCAGGACGTCATGGACTACTCCTTCGACGCCGTGGTGCGCTACGCCGAAACCCACAAGGTCAATAACCGCATCGCCGCCTATATCCTGGCGATCGACCGCGTGGCCAATGCCCTCCGCCTGCGCGGCATCTACGCCTGA
- a CDS encoding carboxymuconolactone decarboxylase family protein, whose protein sequence is MATFGLIEYKDASPEVRAIYDDIMATRKTDWINNFWKAIAHDPATLKRTWEDIKQIMGPGALDPLTKEMLYVAVSVTNNCQYCIASHTASARNKGMTDAMFKELQAVIGMANETNKMVSGYQVEIDERFKTP, encoded by the coding sequence ATGGCGACATTTGGACTGATCGAATACAAGGATGCGAGCCCGGAGGTGCGGGCCATCTACGACGACATCATGGCCACGCGCAAGACCGACTGGATCAACAATTTCTGGAAGGCCATCGCGCACGATCCGGCGACGCTCAAACGCACCTGGGAAGACATCAAGCAGATCATGGGACCGGGCGCGCTTGATCCGCTGACCAAGGAGATGCTCTACGTGGCCGTGAGCGTGACCAACAATTGCCAGTACTGCATCGCTTCGCACACCGCCTCGGCCAGGAACAAGGGCATGACGGACGCCATGTTCAAAGAGCTGCAGGCAGTTATCGGCATGGCCAACGAGACCAACAAGATGGTCAGTGGCTACCAAGTGGAGATCGACGAGCGGTTCAAGACGCCTTAG
- a CDS encoding TonB family protein, whose translation MPPIQKESAISQDMPAAAPPQPSARPNGRGQETAKPQPVCLEMPVSVHGACNVEGSDKREKFHEATHTVLIFASGAVLRLAASVSPGQLLFLTNERSKREIVCQVVKSKSYRNVSGYVELEFSEPCPGFWGVSFPGERTAAGKTAAQGSAALPVAVNAESIAAPPLPRVMLPPPPAGPAESYLSAPPPIAASVAAAEIPFAPAEPMQLPASWSVDRSAVTQNKEEAPEQAAPEPPAIPAVIEENLAPGERPAVLETGPASLTFLSAAAPVSSLPGSEQEAPVADGLPAVPQMPEGSAGAAQVDRFAVTHGVDRFAVTHGVDRFAVTHAEVSVPNWLSPIALAQPSEPRTETDLAAKSGVNSVPKILPLPECRTEPELATNVAEPIGYLQLGGKPFVAGPRAVREAPAFGRNILLAEEKSMPAARPGAGRGLIYLAAAAAILVSLAGAKWYLRQPEKPPEEVAVAETAPAAVSPVMAKTATQPEVAQSAVAGNPVSTSVSLATTPADSLPPIPIVMDTPAAPAKQAAPMAGMGGNARKNPAVLQFVDPEKQPKKLPPGIRLAAPVVSRRAAPDGAAAEDVNLGALPGPLVGVDRFAVTQIGEAAAGLPVSHSKPAVPRSGGVQPARLLFSAPPVYPPLARGEGIAGDVVLDALIGANGRVTAMKILSGNPLLQQAAKDALRRWRYQPAMLDGQPAPSHLTVTIQFRLQR comes from the coding sequence ATGCCGCCGATCCAGAAGGAGTCCGCTATTTCGCAGGATATGCCGGCCGCGGCGCCGCCGCAGCCATCCGCCCGGCCAAACGGCCGCGGCCAGGAGACAGCCAAGCCGCAGCCCGTGTGCCTGGAAATGCCCGTGAGCGTGCATGGGGCCTGCAACGTCGAGGGCAGCGACAAGCGCGAAAAGTTTCACGAGGCCACGCACACCGTCCTGATTTTTGCCAGCGGCGCTGTGCTGCGCCTGGCCGCCAGCGTTTCCCCGGGCCAGCTGCTTTTTCTCACCAACGAGCGCAGCAAGCGCGAGATCGTCTGTCAGGTTGTGAAGTCCAAGAGCTATCGCAACGTTAGCGGCTACGTCGAGCTGGAATTCAGCGAACCCTGCCCCGGTTTCTGGGGCGTCAGCTTTCCAGGGGAGCGAACGGCTGCGGGGAAAACGGCTGCGCAAGGGAGCGCAGCTTTGCCGGTGGCGGTGAACGCGGAGAGTATCGCCGCGCCACCGCTGCCGAGAGTGATGTTGCCTCCCCCCCCGGCCGGCCCGGCCGAGAGCTATTTATCGGCGCCACCGCCCATCGCGGCCTCTGTCGCTGCAGCGGAAATCCCCTTTGCGCCAGCCGAGCCTATGCAGCTTCCCGCGTCCTGGAGCGTTGACCGCTCTGCGGTCACCCAGAACAAGGAAGAAGCGCCGGAACAAGCTGCGCCGGAGCCGCCGGCGATTCCCGCGGTGATCGAAGAAAACCTCGCACCCGGGGAGCGCCCTGCGGTGTTGGAGACCGGACCCGCGTCGCTGACGTTCCTTTCCGCCGCCGCGCCCGTATCTTCGCTTCCGGGGAGCGAACAGGAAGCGCCAGTGGCGGACGGCCTGCCCGCGGTTCCGCAGATGCCCGAAGGGTCTGCCGGCGCGGCGCAGGTTGACCGCTTCGCGGTCACACATGGAGTTGACCGCTTCGCGGTCACACATGGAGTTGACCGCTTCGCGGTCACGCATGCAGAAGTGTCCGTGCCGAATTGGCTGTCGCCCATAGCGCTGGCGCAGCCTTCCGAGCCGCGTACAGAAACAGACCTTGCCGCGAAGAGCGGCGTCAACAGCGTCCCGAAGATCCTGCCGCTCCCGGAATGCCGCACCGAGCCGGAGTTGGCGACCAACGTGGCGGAGCCGATAGGCTACTTGCAGTTGGGCGGCAAACCATTTGTGGCCGGTCCGCGGGCCGTCCGCGAAGCGCCGGCTTTTGGCAGAAACATCCTGCTGGCCGAGGAGAAGAGCATGCCCGCGGCGCGTCCCGGCGCTGGCCGCGGCCTCATCTACCTGGCGGCGGCCGCAGCGATTCTGGTCAGTTTGGCGGGGGCCAAGTGGTATCTGCGCCAGCCGGAGAAACCCCCTGAAGAGGTAGCGGTAGCCGAGACGGCCCCGGCGGCGGTTTCCCCTGTGATGGCCAAGACGGCCACCCAGCCTGAAGTGGCGCAAAGCGCTGTTGCCGGGAATCCGGTTTCGACCTCCGTGAGCCTGGCGACGACACCGGCGGATTCTCTGCCGCCTATTCCCATCGTCATGGATACGCCGGCGGCACCGGCCAAGCAGGCTGCGCCCATGGCCGGCATGGGCGGGAATGCGCGCAAGAACCCAGCAGTGCTCCAATTCGTGGATCCGGAAAAGCAGCCGAAGAAGCTCCCGCCGGGAATTCGCCTGGCTGCGCCGGTGGTCTCGCGCCGCGCTGCGCCGGACGGCGCGGCTGCGGAAGACGTAAACCTGGGTGCCCTGCCTGGTCCTCTCGTGGGCGTTGACCGCTTCGCGGTCACACAAATCGGGGAGGCCGCTGCGGGGCTCCCTGTTTCGCATTCGAAACCCGCGGTGCCGCGCAGTGGCGGGGTGCAACCCGCACGACTGCTCTTCTCCGCGCCGCCAGTCTATCCGCCGCTGGCGCGCGGCGAGGGCATTGCAGGCGACGTGGTCCTCGACGCGCTGATCGGCGCCAACGGGCGGGTCACTGCCATGAAGATCCTTTCCGGCAACCCGCTGCTGCAGCAGGCGGCCAAGGATGCGCTGCGCCGTTGGCGGTATCAGCCGGCCATGCTGGACGGCCAGCCCGCTCCCTCACACCTGACAGTCACCATCCAGTTCCGTCTCCAGCGCTAG
- a CDS encoding bifunctional metallophosphatase/5'-nucleotidase, with product MAWSKRFGILILALAVALPAAAERVPITLLQINDVYEISPVQGGREGGIARLATLRRELQRENPGTFLLLAGDAFSPSALGTAEVDGARIDGAQMVAALNAAGLDYATFGNHEFDIPEAHFLARIRESHAVWFSGNCRDREGQPFAGVPESVIFTVRGAQGAEVRIGLIGVTIDSTKAAWVRYLDPRETARQQAQALRPKVDILIAVTHLALPDDQKLAEAVPEIDLILGGHEHENWRLYRGGHFTPILKADANARSAYVHELVYDTQAKTLQIRSTLRRITPEIAEDPATAAVVREWTEKAFRAFRARGFEPEATVAQAPIALDGAESRVRNGSTALTGLIGEAMLREWPEADAAVFNAGSIRIDDEIPPGPVTQYDILRILPFGGKVLGAEMTGSLLARVLEAGRANRGSGGFLQLANIAPSANGASWTVGGKPLDPQKTYRIAISDYLLTGKEQGLDFLTRTAEGVGAVREFRDIRFALIDEMKARWKQ from the coding sequence ATGGCCTGGAGCAAGCGATTCGGCATCCTCATCCTGGCATTGGCCGTGGCGCTGCCGGCGGCCGCCGAGCGCGTGCCCATTACTTTGCTGCAGATCAACGACGTCTATGAAATCTCCCCGGTGCAGGGCGGCCGGGAAGGCGGGATCGCGCGGCTGGCCACGCTGCGCCGGGAGCTGCAGCGCGAGAACCCGGGCACGTTTCTGCTGCTGGCCGGAGACGCCTTCAGCCCTTCGGCGCTGGGCACGGCGGAGGTGGACGGCGCGCGCATCGACGGCGCGCAGATGGTGGCGGCGCTGAACGCCGCCGGGCTGGACTATGCGACCTTCGGCAATCATGAGTTCGATATTCCCGAGGCGCACTTCCTGGCGCGCATCAGGGAATCGCACGCGGTCTGGTTTTCCGGCAACTGCCGCGACCGCGAGGGCCAGCCCTTTGCGGGCGTGCCGGAATCGGTGATCTTCACGGTGCGCGGCGCGCAGGGCGCCGAGGTGCGCATCGGGCTCATCGGCGTGACGATCGATTCGACGAAGGCCGCCTGGGTGCGCTATCTCGATCCCCGCGAGACCGCGCGCCAGCAGGCCCAAGCGCTGCGGCCAAAGGTGGACATTCTGATCGCGGTGACCCATCTCGCTCTGCCGGACGACCAGAAACTTGCCGAAGCCGTGCCGGAGATTGACCTGATCCTCGGCGGACACGAGCACGAAAACTGGCGGCTGTACCGCGGCGGGCATTTCACGCCGATCCTCAAGGCCGATGCCAATGCGCGCTCGGCGTATGTCCACGAATTGGTTTACGACACGCAGGCGAAAACACTGCAGATTCGCTCCACCCTGCGGCGCATCACTCCGGAGATCGCCGAGGATCCGGCCACTGCCGCCGTTGTGCGCGAATGGACGGAGAAGGCCTTCCGCGCATTCCGCGCGCGCGGGTTCGAGCCGGAGGCCACCGTGGCGCAGGCGCCAATAGCGCTGGACGGCGCAGAGAGCCGTGTGCGCAACGGGAGCACCGCGCTGACCGGCCTGATCGGCGAGGCCATGCTGCGCGAATGGCCGGAAGCGGATGCGGCGGTGTTCAACGCCGGCTCGATCCGCATTGACGACGAGATTCCGCCGGGCCCGGTGACCCAGTACGACATCCTGCGCATCCTGCCGTTTGGCGGAAAGGTGCTGGGCGCGGAGATGACAGGCAGCCTGCTGGCCCGCGTCCTGGAGGCCGGCCGCGCCAACCGCGGCAGCGGCGGTTTCCTGCAGCTCGCCAACATCGCCCCCAGCGCGAACGGGGCTTCCTGGACGGTCGGCGGCAAGCCGCTCGATCCGCAGAAGACTTACCGCATCGCGATCAGCGATTATCTGCTGACCGGCAAAGAGCAGGGGCTGGACTTCCTCACGCGTACCGCGGAGGGCGTGGGCGCGGTGCGCGAATTCCGCGACATCCGCTTCGCCCTGATCGATGAGATGAAGGCGCGGTGGAAGCAGTGA
- a CDS encoding YvcK family protein yields the protein MVALGGGTGLSTLLRGLKEYLAPGAGKPGPGSANREYPIADLAAIVTVTDDGGSSGRLRREYRILPPGDIRNCMVALSDDEALLGRLFQYRFHAGRGLRGHSFGNLFLTALTHVTGDFTEAVRVSSKVLAIRGRIFPSTLANVTLEATLENGRREQGETRISASHARIRRIALVPRRVRPLPEALEAIAAADLILLGPGSLYTSILPNLLIPELALAIAKSHAPRVYIANLMTQPGETTGYTLADHLRAIQQHSPRRVVDWVVANRRPVSPDVARRYRAEGAEPVAVDLRELQKLGLRVILDDLLEEHGVIRHDARRLARLLLGEFVLRPRGRA from the coding sequence ATTGTCGCGCTGGGCGGCGGCACCGGGCTTTCCACGCTGCTGCGCGGCCTGAAGGAATATCTGGCGCCTGGCGCCGGCAAGCCGGGGCCGGGAAGCGCGAACCGCGAATATCCCATCGCGGACCTCGCGGCCATCGTCACCGTCACCGATGACGGCGGCAGCTCCGGGCGCCTGCGCCGCGAATACCGCATCCTGCCCCCCGGCGACATCCGCAACTGCATGGTGGCGCTCTCCGACGACGAGGCGCTGCTCGGCCGGCTTTTCCAGTACCGCTTTCACGCCGGGCGCGGCCTGCGCGGGCACAGTTTCGGCAACCTTTTTCTGACCGCGCTGACGCACGTCACCGGCGATTTCACCGAAGCCGTGCGCGTGAGCAGCAAGGTGTTGGCGATCCGCGGGCGCATCTTCCCCTCGACGCTGGCCAACGTCACCCTGGAGGCCACGCTCGAAAACGGCCGTCGCGAGCAGGGCGAAACGCGCATCTCCGCGAGCCACGCGCGCATCCGGCGCATCGCGCTGGTGCCGCGCCGCGTCCGTCCGCTCCCGGAAGCGCTGGAGGCCATCGCTGCCGCCGACCTGATTCTTCTCGGTCCCGGCTCGCTGTACACCAGCATCCTGCCCAATCTTCTGATTCCGGAGCTGGCATTGGCCATCGCCAAGTCCCACGCTCCGCGCGTGTACATCGCCAATCTCATGACCCAGCCCGGGGAAACCACCGGCTACACCCTTGCCGATCATCTGCGCGCCATCCAGCAGCATTCCCCGCGCCGCGTGGTGGACTGGGTAGTGGCCAATCGCCGCCCGGTTTCGCCCGACGTGGCCCGGCGCTACCGCGCCGAGGGCGCCGAACCCGTGGCGGTAGACCTCCGCGAATTGCAGAAGCTGGGCCTGCGCGTGATTCTCGACGACCTGCTCGAAGAGCACGGCGTCATCCGCCACGACGCCCGGCGGCTGGCGCGCCTGCTGCTCGGCGAATTCGTCCTGCGCCCCCGCGGCCGCGCCTAA